The genome window ACCCAACGGGCTCTATGCAGAGGAGGCATGTACCTTAGCAAGGTATGCTGGCTATGCTGACAAGGTTAGCTTTTTTGGCGTTTTTGGCAATTATGAGAATCGGAGCGATACAATTTCAACCAGCTTGGTAGCCCAGCTTATCTGGCATTTTTTTGACGGGTTTTCAAAAAGGAGGAGTGAATATCCAGCACTCCATAAGGCTACTCTACAAAAATTTATAGTGAAGGTGGAAAAAAATGGTGAAGATTTAGTTTTCTACAAAAGTAAACAAACCGACCGTTGGTGGATGGAATTACCCCCAACACCAAAAAAAACACAAAAAAAACTGATTGCCTGTAGTTACGACGAATATCTTGATGCCACTAAGCACGACATCCCATTTCGATGGCTGTTTCATTTAAAGAAAAACAGCTAGTTGTTTTCCATTAATGGAACATTTTCAACGCTTTTTAGTAAAACCATCCTAGGTTAATCATTCTCATTCAGCAATTCGTTTTGAAAATTTGTTGGAGTAATTAATTTTTACTTATTTTACCTTTCAGATGTAAATGTATTGGGGCGTTTGTATGAGAAAGTTTTACCTGTTACAATTTATTCTTCTTATTACATCGTTGGAAGTAACAGCCCAACAGACTCCGCAATTCAGTCAAAACATGTTTAATCAAATGGCCATTAACCCAGGGTTCGCCGGTAGTTCGGACATGATATGCGCCACTGCAATTAACAGGCAGCAATGGGTTGGCTTTGCTGGAGCACCAGCAACCACTGTAATTAATGTAAACTCTCCATTCCGATTATTCGGTGAGTCACATGGCGCAGGTATTACCGTATACAACGACAAATACGCTTTCAACAATGATATTGATATTAATTTAAATTACGCATACAGGCTAACACTAGCAAACGGCAAGCTGGGCATTGGCGTGGCTGCTGGTTTTATAAACCCTTCTCTCAACCCAACATGGAAAGACCCAGAGGGAGGTACGGGCACCGGCGATCCAAACATTCCACAACAAAAGGAAAGCGTAATGAGTTTTGACCTTGCTTTTGGTCTCTATTACCAAACTGACAAAATGTATTTTGGCCTATCCGCTCAGCATTTAAATCAACCAGCACTAAACAAGGCTGTGAATCCATCTGTCTTGAATAGAACCTATTATCTAAGCAGCGGATACAATATGTCACTGCCCAACCCATCATTTGAAATCATTCCAAGCATTTTTATAGTAACCGACGGGGTAAGTTCTTCGTTAACGGTAAATACAAATGTTCTCTACAATAAAAGAATCTGGGGCGGCGTTTCCTATAGGTTAAATGATGCCATCACTGCAATGTTTGGGGTTGAACTTTTCAATGGAGTAAGATTAGGCTACGCTTACGATTATTCTTTATCAGCATTAAGCGGGTATAATGATGGTACTCATGAGTTTATGGTTAGTTATAGTTTTACTTTGAAAAAAGAAAAACCACCACAGAGGTACAAGAGTATAAGATTTTTGTAATTTGCACAATACAATTAAGGAAAATTTGTTTTTTGCTCATAACTTTCCGACTATGAAAAGAATACTGGTTCTGAGTCTACTAGCAGCAATAGTTACAAGCTGCGGCCCTAATATGAGTGGTGAGCTTACTGGTGTGCCAGGCCGTTCAAGCTATGCCGAAGCACCTCCATATGGAATGGTCTTTATCCCTCAAGGTTCATACAACATGGGGGCTAGCGATCAAGATGTAGCATGGTCAGTAACTGCACCTGCAAAAACAGTTTCTGTTGATGCGTTTTGGATGGACCAAACAGAAATTACGAACAACGAGTATCGCCAGTTCGTTTACTACGTTCGCGACTCCATTGAACGCCGTTTGTTGGCAGAACAGATCGACGATTTTGCAATTACCGAAGATGAGTTTGGAAACGAGATAGATCCTCCCGTCCTTAACTGGGACACCCCTATTGACCCAGGTGACGAGGAACAAGCTGCAATTCTTGACTCCATGTACTATAACAATCAGGAGCGATTCTACCGTCGGAAGGAAATCGATACCCGAAAACTTCAATATGAGTACTTTTGGATTGACCTTCAACAGGCCGCAAATCCAAGAAATCGTTACAACTTTGACGAAAAACGTTACTCAGGTGATGTTGTTAACATAATGGGTGAAAAGGTGCCGATTACTGATCGTTCCTCCTTTATTATCCGTGATGTTGTAAATGTTTATCCTGACACCCTTTGCTGGATTAGCGATTTTACCTATTCATATAACGAACCATACACTACCACCTACTTCTATCACCCTAGTTTTGATAACTACCCAGTTGTAGGAGTTACGTGGAAACAAGCTACCGCATTCTGTATTTGGCGTACGCAAAGCCTTAACGATTACCACTTTAAAAGAGGGGAGCCATTCGTTAACGACTATCGCTTGCCAACTGAAAGTGAATGGGAGTATGCTGCAAGAGGTGGCCTTGACTTAAACAAGTATCCTTGGGGTGGTCCTTACACTCGCAACCAAACAGGGTGCTTTCTGGCTAACTTCAAACCTCTTAGAGGAAATTATGTTGACGATGGAGGTTTAACCACCGTTCCTGTAATGAGTTATGACCCTAACGACTACGGCTTATACGACATGGCTGGCAATGTGGCAGAGTGGACGTCAAACGCCTATGATGAATCGGCATACATGTTCACACACGACATGAACCCAGATTATAAGTATAATGCAAAGCCTAACGATCCACCCGCTCTCAAAAGAAAAGTTGTTCGTGGTGGCTCCTGGAAAGATATTGCATATTTCTTGCAAAACGGAACGAGAACTTATGAATACCAAGATACGGCTAAGCCCTACATTGGATTCCGCTGCGTGAGAAGTTATATGCCTGGAGGAAATTAGTAACCTGTTAAAAAATTTCCACAATGGGATTCAATATTACTGAATTTGTTCAAAGCGACAGCTGGAGAAAATTCATGACCAAATTATATGGTTGGGGTGCTTCTGTTGTAATTATTGGTGCTCTGTTCAAACTAAACCACTGGACAGGTGCCACAACTGCTTTGGTATTAGGTATGACCACTGAGGCAATCATCTTTTTCTTCTCGGCCTTTGAGCCGCCTCATGAGGAAGTTGATTGGACGTTGGTATATCCTGAACTCACCGGAATTACGGATGAGGAGGAGTTGAAAAAATATCGGTCCGCCCGAAATGGGTTAGACAGTGAAACCATTCAGGAAATTATTGCAGGTGTTATAACTGCAACGGGTGGCGTTCCAGCAGCACCAGCTGCTGTTGCACAGAGCCAACCGCAACAGATTCCTCAGACTAGTGGCGGAGGTTACAACTCATCTGGTGCACTAATATTCACCGAAAAGTTCAACCAGATGCTTGAGAAGGCTGATATTGGACCTGAACTTTTTGATAAAGTCGGAAAGGGGCTTAACAAGCTTAGCCAAACTTCAGAGAAACTCGCTGACATTTCCAACGCTGCTGCGGCCTCGAGCGAACTTGCTGACAGCATGAAAAAAGCCTCCGGAACAGTTACCTCTTTTTCGGAAAAATATGAGCAATCCTCCAACGTTCTTAATGAGTCACTTAATCTTGCATCTGAAACATATCAAAAAGCCGCCGGCTCTGTTGCCGAGGCCGGAGATAAGTTTAGTCAAGGTATTACTCAAACGGCAGGAAGCTTAAAAAATCAGATCGACATAACTGGCAAGCAGGTAAATGAGATTATTACCGGTGCTGCCAAGCAGGTGGCCGATGATATGTCTGGAGCAGCCTCATCACTTGCCAGTGGCTACAAGGACATTACTGCACAAATACAAAGCGACCACGCAACGGTTTCCAATATTAACCAATCTTATGTTCAACAACTCTCGGTTCTCAATAAGCATCTAGAAGCGTTGAATCAAGTTCACGAGCAACAAATTCACCAATCCGACAAATACTTAAAGGACTCTGGAGAACTTTATACTGGTGTTGAGAAGATGGTTTCAGATCTTCAAAAATCTATTCAGGAGGTTCAAAAGTTGCGCCAAGGGGTTACCAACCTTAATCAAAATATTGATTCACTTAACGCCATTTATGGCAACATGCTTTCTGCCATGAACGTCATGTCCAATAATTAAATGAATAATAGCAATAGATTTTAATTAGGTATGGCCCACGGAAAAGAAACACCCAGGCAAAAAATGATAGGTATGATGTACCTAGTACTTACAGCTATGCTTGCGTTAAACGTATCGGCTGAAGTATTGGATGCATTCGTGCTTGTTGACCAAGGATTAATCCAAACGAACCATAGCTTTTCCTCCAAAAATGCGGATGCCTACAACGAATTTGACAAAGCATTTGCGCTAAACCCAGAAAAAGTCAAGCCGTGGAAAGATAAAGCGGATGAGATTCGAAAAAAGACGCAGGAGTTAAACTACTATATTGAGGAGCTTAAGGCACAGATAGTGTATGCTGCCGATGGAAAAGATGCAGCGGCGGTTACCGTAAAAAATGGTAAAGTTGTTGAGGTTGATGGTGATAAATTACTCAGTAAAGCAAATACCGATGCTGGCAGTAGAGTTATGCTTGGCAGCGATAAGAATGGAGAGGCGTATAATTTAAGAAAAAAGATAGCGGATTATAGAGATTATTTAAAAGGATTTATTACCGATAAGCAAAAGTTTGAACCCCTTGTGTCCTCCCTCAATATTTTACTTAATACAACCGATCCCCCACAAAAGGAGGATGGAACAACAAGAACTTGGGAAACGGGTAAATTTGAAAGTGTTCCTGTAGCCGCTGATTTGCCGATACTTACAAAAATGCAGCTTGACGTGCTCAACAGTGAAGCCGAAATAATAAGCTATCTCCTTCAGCAAATCGATGCTGGATCGCTCAGATTCAACAAGGTAGAGGCAATTGTGATTGCCAACTCCGACTATGTACTGCAGGGAAATGAGTACCAAGCACAGGTATTCCTAGCGGCCTCTGACTCCACACAGGATCCGAAAATATATGTGGGTTCTGTTGACTCAACAATAACGGCCGCTGGTACAAGAGATTACAGTATCAAAGGAAACTCTACTGAACTTCCTGTTAGTAAAGGAATTGGTATATACAAGGTTCGTATTCCAAAATCAGGAGTAGTGCACTGGGGCGGACTAATACAATTGGTCTCTCCAGATGGACGGTTGATTAAAAAACCGTTTAAGGCAACATTCCAAGTGGCGGTTCCATCCATTGTGGTATCACCAAGTAAAATGAACGTGCTCTACCGTGGCGTTGACAATCCGGTTGATATCTCCGTAGCCGGCGTTCCAATGGACAAAATACAGCCATTAATCGACAACGGGTCAATAAAAAGAGTTGGCAATGCCTTTGTTGTACAACCTGGTCCTGGAAAAATTGCAAACATTTCGGTCCTTGCAACCATCGACAACGCAAAGAAAAATCTTGGAAAAGTTCAGTTTCGTATAAAAAATGTACCTGATCCTACCCCACGGGTAATTGGCATAACCACTAGAATCGTTGATAAGGTTTACCTTACTGCGGCTGATGGTATTGCGGCAGAAATGCCACCCGATTTCGACTTTGACCTTACCTTTACCATTAAAAGTTATACCGTATCGGCAATTATTGACGGTTATGAGCAAAGTGCCGATGTTACGGGTTGGCGGTTTTCTGATAAGGCAAAAACAATAATTGGAAGAATTAGACCCAACCAACGGGTGCTCATTACAGATATTAAGGCGGTAGGCCCTGATGGATCTGTAAGAGACCTCAACGACATAAATATTAAAGTTAAATAACCACCACCATGAGAAGGAGTCTCCGTATTTTATTTGGCCTTACTACAATGGTAACCGTTGCTGCCTCCTCCTATGCGCAGCCAATTCAAAAGGAAAGCCTTGTTCAGGATGGCATTTATGTAAAAGAAACCATCACGGAACGTAAACCAATACCATACCCATCGCTTCGAGAAGCCGATGTTATGTGGAGTAAGCGTGTTTGGAGGATAATTGACCTTCGGGAAAAAATGAATCTTCCCCTTTACTTTCCAACACAAGAAATGCAGGATAGAAAAAGTCTGATCCAAACCCTTTATAGTGCAATTAAAAAAGGTGAGATTGTTGCTTACGATCCTGATGTCGACGATGAGTTTACCACTCCGATGTCGTTTAACGAGTGCGAAACTAAACTCGGTGGAGGAATGGTTGATGTGGGTAAAAACGAGGATGGCTCACCTAAAACGCAGTACGCCGACCCTAAATGGGCTGATATTAAGGAGTTTTTAGTCAAAGAAGAATGGTACTTCGATAAAAAGTATTCCCGCATGGAGGTGCGTATTATCGGTATTTGCCCAATTAGAGTTTACTACAAGACTGTTAATACTGGTGACGAAAACGCTGACGAGGAAAATACTGGTACCCTTACTAAGGTTAAAACCTTCTGGGTATACTTCCCCGAGGCTAGAAAGATATTAGCAAACACAACCGTTTTCAACGATCACAACGATGCGCAACGCATATCTTTCGACGACCTATTCTTCTTTAGACGGTTTGAATCCTACATCGTTCAGGAAGGAAACGTATACAATAACCGTATGATAAATACCTACACCCTAGGCGGTGTTCCAAATATGGAGGAGTCGGAAAGAATTAGAAATGACATTTTCGATACCGAACACGACCTGTGGGAATTCTAATACTACTTCTCATTGCAATAAAAAGCCATCTCAATACGAGATGGCTTTTATTTTTCTATACCATTGAGAAATGAACCTATAAATGTAATCTAGGTATACTGCTCTCCTTTTTCAATCAGAATATCGCTCACAAAGGATTTAATTTCCTGTTCATCATCCATTCTACAAACGAGCAAAATCCCATCCGATTCCACTACAATGCAGTCGCTTAATCCTTGCAGAACAACCAACTTCTCATCAGGAACACGGACAACACAATTCTTAATCCCATAGCTCATCACGTTGGCACCGGTAACTGAATTGCCCAACTTATCTCGCTGCGAATTAATAAATAGTGACCCCCACGTTCCCAAATCAGACCATCCGAATTCTGCCATAATAACGTATACGTTGTCTGCCTTTTCCATTATGCCATAGTCGATGGATACGCTACGACACTCAGAGTATATATCTCGAATAAACCCTTCTTCTTTGGGTGAATTATAGAGTCCAATACCGTCTGCAAAGAGGCTACTAACCTCAGGTAATAAATCGCGAAAGCTATCGAGTATCGTTGTCAACGACCAAATAAAGATTCCCGAATTCCAAAAAAATTCTCCGCTTTTCAAAAATATCTTTGCCATATCGAGATTAGGCTTTTCGGTAAAGGTTTTAACCTTTCGAATACCAGCCTCGGGAGCAGGAACTCCACTATTAATTTGAATATAGCCATAGCCCGTCTCTGGCCTTGTTGGCTTGATGCCTATGGTTATTAGCGATTTGTTAGCTTCGGCAAAGGTAAGACCCTGAAGTATCGTATTGTGAAACTGCGTCTCATTAAGGACCAGATGGTCCGAAGGTGCCACCACGATTACGGCATTGGAATTCCTTTCCAGAATTTTATAGTTGGCATAGGCTATGCAAGGTGCGGTATTTCTCCGCAGTGGTTCAAGCAAAACCTGTGACTCATCAATTTCTGGAAGCTGCTCGAGGACAATATCCTTATAGGCCACGCTAGTAACAACCATTATGTTTCCCACCGGAATAATGGCAGCAAACCTGTCAAAAGTTTGTTGTATGAAGGTTCTCCCTGTGCCAAGGATATCGAGAAACTGTTTTGGCTTAGCATTTCTGCTAAGAGGCCAAAAGCGGCTTCCGACGCCACCAGCCATTATTACACAGTAATGGTTTTTATTCATGACTTGGTTTTTTTTACAAATTTAGGAAAAGAACTACACCCTCCACCTAAAATGGTTAATGAAAGGAATTTTCTACCTTTGTTAAAAAAAAGGATGGAACTGTTTCATGCTATTGGCGATTACGTTTTGCTGATGAAGCGGGTGTTTTCAAGACCTGAGAAAAAGTTAATGTACTATCGACAGGTTGTAAAAGAGATCGAGTCGTTAGGGGTTAACTCCATTGGTATTGTGGCCATCATATCGGCATTTATGGGTGCTGTAATTACCCTTCAAACCGCCTACAATACGGAAAGCCCATTTTTGCCAAATTACATAATTGGAGTTGCAGCCAGAGACTCCATTCTTCTGGAATTCTCATCCACCATTGTTGGGTTAATTCTTGCAGGAAAGGTTGGCTCCAATATTGCCTCGGAAATAGGTTCAATGCGCGTTTCCGAGCAGATTGATGCTCTAGAAATTATGGGCGTCAACTCAGCGAGCTTTCTTATTCTACCTAAGATTGTTGCCACGGTTTTATTCAATCCATTTTTAACTATCCTCAGCGTGCTAGTTGGTATTGCCGGTGGATGGTCGGTTGGTGTTTTCACTGGGGTAATTACCACCGAGAGCTATATTAATGGAATTCAGTATGGTTTTGTTCCATATTACATCACTTATGCATTAATTAAAACCGTCGTCTTTGCCTTTCTTATTACCACCATCTCCGCTTACTATGGCTTCACAGTTAAAGGAGGCTCGGTAGAGGTTGGCCGATCTAGCACAAAAGCAGTGGTGGTTGCCAGTGTGGCCATTCTGCTCTTCAATTTAATTCTTACCCAAATGCTTCTTAAGTAATCATGATAAAGGCCATTAATTTATCTAAATCCTTTGACAGCAGGTTGGTGCTCGAGAATATCTCTGCCACGTTTCACCAGGGAAAAATAAACCAAATTATAGGAGAGAGTGGTTCCGGTAAAACTGTTCTGCTGAAATCGCTTGTTGGGCTATACCCTATAGATAATGGGGAAATTTACTATAACGACACCCTGTTTTCATCTATTGATAGGAAGGAGAGGCAAAATTTGAGAAAAAAGATAGGAATGCTCTTTCAGGGAGGTGCACTATTCGATAGCGTTTCTGTTCTTGAGAATGTTAAATTTCCGCTCGATATGTTTACGGATATGAGCGAAGCAGAAAAACTTGAACGGGCAAACTTCTGCCTTCAACGGGTCAATATTTCCGACTCAAACAAGCTCTTCCCTTCTGAAATTAGTGGTGGAATGCAAAAGCGGGTGGCCATTGCTCGGGCCATTGCCTTGAATCCTAAATATCTCTTTTGTGATGAACCAAACTCAGGCCTTGACCCCCGCACGGCGACAGTAATTGATAACTTAATTAAGGAGATAACGGAGGAATATCAAATTACGACCATCATCAACACGCACGACATGAACTCTGTAATGGAGATTGGGGATAAAATTCTCTTTATCTATCAAGGTAAAAAATGGTGGGAAGGGACTAGGGAAGAAATTTTAAAAACCGACAATAAGGAACTGAACCAGTTTGTTTTCTCCTCATCGCTGACACGAGCAGTAAAAGGTAAGTTTTAACCGTGGAGCATAAGCCATTCGAGCATTGGCTTATCCAATATCTCAATGGTAGTTCCTTCAATGCGAATAATACCATCCTTCCGGAACTCGGAAAGGCTTCTTATTACATTCTCCACCCGCATATCAATGAGATCACCTATTTCCTTACGTGATATGGGAAGTGAAAAAGTATTGGTCTTATAAACGTCGTCAGCAAACATCAATATTATTAAGGCAATTCGTCCCCTAAGTTGACGTGTATTTAACTCCAGCCTCGTATTTAGCAACTTGTTAGACACAATGCTCATTTTCTCCAACAGCGTCCTTGCAAATGTGCCACTCTTCAAAACAAGCTGCTCCACAGCCGAAATATTTACCATGCAGAGTTCAGTGTCCTCAATTGCAGTGATTGTATATTGATATGTGGATGAAGAGAAGAGGCTTAGAAGTCCTATAAAATCGAGTGGTGAAGCAATACCAATAATCTGCTCGTGACCCTCGGTGTTCCGTCGTGAAAGTTTAGCCAATCCATCTCTCAAATAAATGAAATGGCTAACTAAATCCCCCTGCTTGGCAATTACCTCACCTTTTCCGGCAACAAAGATCTCCTTCCCATCCTCTACTATCATCAGCTCCTCTGTTGTTAAGCAACTGAATAAAGTCGACCGAAGGCTGCAATTCCGGCAATCCTCGCTATTGCATGATATTTTCATGTGGCTAAGATATATGATTATTATCAGCACGGATAGCTACCATACTAAATGTATGACGTCCTGTAAAAGGCCAAGGTAATGGTGGGTTAGAAGTTGGCGTCTCTGCAGCGATGAAAAGTCAGATGGAGAAATTAGACATCCCAACAATTGAGGAGTTTCTTGAGTTAATCACTGTTGTGGTGATGGGGAGATTTACTCCTGTAAGCTGACTGTAGACATGTTTGGACTTAGAAAGAAGATCTAGGCGAACATGTCATTGACATTATTACTATAGGTCAATTCTACGAATTGTCTGCAGGTCAAGGAACACAGATTATTTTTACATAATAAGGCCAATCACCATTACAAGAAAACCGGGATGACAACCCGATTTTTTTCGTACCGAGGTTAAACCCCATAACCAAATAGTTACTCTTTAATCTCCTCATAGTCGACATACTCACCCAAGTTCTGGAATTTACCGCTACCCTCATTGGTGTTTGCATTGTCCTTAATCCAAACTTCCCCCTCCTTGTGCTGCTGATCAGCAGCACCACTGGTGGATCCCCTTTTGAATAACTTTCGCACCTTATACCTTAGAAAAATCAAGGATACAAAACCAAGTAGAAAGACGAAAAGGATAAAAAAAAGTAAAAATTGAAATAGAAATAACATAGTATAGTTTATTCTTTAAATCTGAAAAACTGAACCTCCCCCGATGAAGTAACCGACACCATCCCAAAGGTGGCCGATTTTACATCAAGGTTAACATAAGTAGCATAAATACTACTTTCAAGAGGGAAACCGCTAAAAATCGTTCCGTTAGAATTCACCATATACGACTTTTCTTTGTTAGTATGGACCAAAATATATTTTCTACCTTTAGCACCATTAACTATCTCAGGCCAAGAGTCAATATCGCCATCGACCTTAACAGAAAACATCTTATTCCCTTTTCCATCGGAAACATTAATTTGATTGCCATCCGCTATAATAACATCACCCTGCATGTTTCCGTTCAAATCTGCAAAAATAAAGTAGTAGGCATTATCTCCTTGGCTTGATACAACCGCACGGGATTTTCCGTCTGTATTGAGCCATACAATTTCGCCAGCACTACTAGGTAACATAAAATCGCTATTATTATCAGCCAAATAGCATTTTGCATTAGCCGCGGGCACAATAGACCTATCCACCTTAATTCTATCGCGCCCCCGCCGATCAAGAAAGTAAAACTTAAGGCCGTCGTGAATTGTGATATAATCCTTGCCTTTAATACGGAAATAGTCTACGGGTGCAGAAACCACTCCCCCTGTTGTGGTAAATTTCCAACCTTTAATCTCCTTCCCACTTTTATCGTAGAGCAAAACTCTACCATCGGCAACTGGAACAAAGATTCGGTTTTCTCCATTGTTGTCGTAATCAAAAAATGAAGCCATGGCCGTAGCCGGAGAAGGGAGGAGGATAGGGAAGCCGTCGACTACCTCACCATTCCTATCGATAAGGTATACGCTCCGCTTGGTTGTAAAAAACAGCTGATACTTGTGATTTCTGAAATAGTCTACACATTGGATATCTCCAACAATATGATCATCAATTTTTTTCTTCCAGAGTAAGGTACCGTCGCTCTTTAACATGTTTAGCTGATTTTGGTTATCGGTGAAAACCAGCTGCTGCTGTTTTGTTTTGTAGTCTTTAAAAATATAAGGTTTGCTACTTATAACGGTATCCGCTTTGAATGTCCACTCAGCATTAGGAGAACCGGAAGCAGATGTAGTCACCGCAGGTGTGGTAATAAAGAAGTTTGTAAACAGTTTACCCTTCAATGAGCGAAACTGAATGCCAATGCCACCTACACCATTTAATAGCTCAGGTGTTTTTGCAAGCTCTTGCTGTAGCGGACTCTTTTCAATCACTGAGAGTAGGCTGCTGCTATTAACTGGATTGAGGTAAAAAAATATGTTACCCATTGAAGCCACATACGGCAATACAGATTGGTATGAGCTGGTTGCCTTGAGCTTGTCACCACTATTTAAGGCATTTAAAAATGATTCAAGTCCCTTTTGATCGGAAGCGGTAATAAAGTAGTTTTGGTAAAAAGCAGCCACATCCTCAGCGAAAGGAAAAACCAACCCTTTAAACATAGCCTCCGAAAAGTCGGACGATGGTAGGTTGTATATCGGCACCCTCTCTTTTCCAATCAACGCCTCTTTGGCAATCGGTTGCTTGCCGGTCTCCTTTTTTAGCAGTGCTAAGTTTTCTTTAGCCAGAAGTTTTGCTGTCTCTGGATCGTTGAGACCATAAAGGTTGAGCCAGCAACCACCTCCTGCAATATTCACGTCACGGTAATAGAGCGAAACAATGCTATTTGTTTTGCCCACCCGCATAAATCGGTCAATGCTAAAATTACCACCCTGCTCCCACTCCTTAAGCCTTGCATTGTGCGCATAAAGCTTATTCTCCTTATCAAGATAGCTGTTGTAATCGGCAATAAAACCATTAATGTCACTTATTTGGTAGCTAACAAAACAGGCAACAGAAGCAGGCAATAACTCAGAAACTTTGACAGGAAGAGGCGATTGGTGAAGAAATATTCGGAAGAATCGATTGGTTGAGTCGCTGGCAAGTGTGAAACCATTTGCAATAAAGGCATTGCTATGCATAAATCCATCAACAGCAATCCAATCAGTGAACTTATTGAGGAGCTGTATCCGTTGCACAATTGCGCTGCCAAGCAAAGGTTGTAGGATAGAAGTAATATTCCTTCCATTTACTAACATATTGACGCTCACATTATCGCCAAGTGTTTTCCATAGGGTTTTAAAGCCATCGGACTTTAACAACGATTCCCCACTGGAAAGCTGTCTGAGTGCTGCCTCAACAATCATTCTGCTGGAGGAGATAATTGCAATTCGATTTGCGACAACAAAATAGACGTCCGGTACAAAAGCTTTTCCTGGCATCAGGTGGATTACATCGCTTCCTTGATATTTACTAGATTCCACCCTTATTCCCTTGGTAGTAAAGAACGAGGTCAAATCCTCAAGGTCACGGCTGTGAACCTCCGGTGGAATTTGAAGGTAGAACGCAGCTTTATTGCCTCCCCTGCCGAAAGGGTGAATAGAAATGAACAACGGACTTGAGGTATAGAGATTTCGAAGAATATCGTTGCTAGTGAACAGTACCGTCAAACTTTTCTCCTCTTTTTCAAATGCTTCATACCAATCGGTTCCAGCCAAGAGTTTCTTAAACTCAGAACCTTCATCCTTAAGACCAAAAAGTTGCTGTGTAGAGGTAAAGCGCATCACCACTGAGGCATCCAATGGAATGGCAGCAATAGGCTCGGAAGAATTTTCCTTGTTATAGAAAATGGTAAATACGTAGACGACTCCAACAACCAAAAGCAATAAGGCCACAAAAAGGGCTACAACATTTTTACGCAACATACCT of Williamwhitmania sp. contains these proteins:
- a CDS encoding mannose-1-phosphate guanylyltransferase; translation: MNKNHYCVIMAGGVGSRFWPLSRNAKPKQFLDILGTGRTFIQQTFDRFAAIIPVGNIMVVTSVAYKDIVLEQLPEIDESQVLLEPLRRNTAPCIAYANYKILERNSNAVIVVAPSDHLVLNETQFHNTILQGLTFAEANKSLITIGIKPTRPETGYGYIQINSGVPAPEAGIRKVKTFTEKPNLDMAKIFLKSGEFFWNSGIFIWSLTTILDSFRDLLPEVSSLFADGIGLYNSPKEEGFIRDIYSECRSVSIDYGIMEKADNVYVIMAEFGWSDLGTWGSLFINSQRDKLGNSVTGANVMSYGIKNCVVRVPDEKLVVLQGLSDCIVVESDGILLVCRMDDEQEIKSFVSDILIEKGEQYT
- a CDS encoding ABC transporter permease gives rise to the protein MELFHAIGDYVLLMKRVFSRPEKKLMYYRQVVKEIESLGVNSIGIVAIISAFMGAVITLQTAYNTESPFLPNYIIGVAARDSILLEFSSTIVGLILAGKVGSNIASEIGSMRVSEQIDALEIMGVNSASFLILPKIVATVLFNPFLTILSVLVGIAGGWSVGVFTGVITTESYINGIQYGFVPYYITYALIKTVVFAFLITTISAYYGFTVKGGSVEVGRSSTKAVVVASVAILLFNLILTQMLLK
- a CDS encoding ATP-binding cassette domain-containing protein, whose product is MIKAINLSKSFDSRLVLENISATFHQGKINQIIGESGSGKTVLLKSLVGLYPIDNGEIYYNDTLFSSIDRKERQNLRKKIGMLFQGGALFDSVSVLENVKFPLDMFTDMSEAEKLERANFCLQRVNISDSNKLFPSEISGGMQKRVAIARAIALNPKYLFCDEPNSGLDPRTATVIDNLIKEITEEYQITTIINTHDMNSVMEIGDKILFIYQGKKWWEGTREEILKTDNKELNQFVFSSSLTRAVKGKF
- a CDS encoding Crp/Fnr family transcriptional regulator, whose product is MIVEDGKEIFVAGKGEVIAKQGDLVSHFIYLRDGLAKLSRRNTEGHEQIIGIASPLDFIGLLSLFSSSTYQYTITAIEDTELCMVNISAVEQLVLKSGTFARTLLEKMSIVSNKLLNTRLELNTRQLRGRIALIILMFADDVYKTNTFSLPISRKEIGDLIDMRVENVIRSLSEFRKDGIIRIEGTTIEILDKPMLEWLMLHG